From Pseudomonas sp. G.S.17, the proteins below share one genomic window:
- a CDS encoding aspartate-semialdehyde dehydrogenase: protein MLQPTLPLSVVPVTSQLDAARQVPDIPPVAPVQPSSTETTIDLRNHDAEHSALLLREEQQRHHEQQKRREQSSDEPEHLAVPGHSLNADNTVPVVPLMDEAPRQGMWVDVEV from the coding sequence ATGCTGCAGCCGACGCTTCCCTTGAGTGTGGTGCCCGTGACTTCCCAGTTGGATGCGGCCAGACAAGTGCCGGATATTCCGCCTGTTGCGCCCGTGCAGCCCAGCTCCACCGAAACCACCATCGACTTGCGCAATCATGACGCTGAACACAGCGCGTTATTGTTGCGTGAAGAACAGCAACGTCATCACGAGCAGCAAAAGCGTCGTGAGCAGAGTTCGGACGAGCCGGAACACCTGGCGGTGCCCGGTCATTCGCTGAACGCCGATAACACCGTGCCGGTGGTGCCGCTGATGGATGAAGCGCCGCGCCAGGGCATGTGGGTGGATGTGGAAGTCTGA
- the ccoM gene encoding cytochrome c oxidase subunit CcoM, translating into MFFDNVVVAGVVTVGLMLVFFAGFGLFIWKDSQKRK; encoded by the coding sequence ATGTTTTTCGACAATGTGGTTGTGGCCGGTGTCGTTACCGTTGGCCTGATGCTGGTGTTCTTCGCAGGCTTCGGACTATTTATCTGGAAGGACTCGCAAAAGCGCAAGTGA
- a CDS encoding MaoC family dehydratase — translation MTQVTNTPYEALEVGQTASYSKTVEERDIQLFAAMSGDHNPVHLDAEYAAQTMFKERIAHGMFSGALISAAVACELPGPGTIYVGQQMTFQKPVKLGDTLTVRLEILEKMPKFRVRIATRVFNQREELVVDGEAEIIAPRKQQTVTLTQLPAISIG, via the coding sequence ATGACCCAGGTTACCAACACCCCATACGAAGCCCTTGAAGTCGGTCAGACCGCCAGTTACAGCAAGACTGTTGAAGAGCGCGACATCCAGCTGTTCGCGGCGATGTCCGGTGATCACAACCCGGTGCACCTGGATGCCGAATACGCTGCGCAGACCATGTTCAAGGAGCGTATCGCCCACGGCATGTTCAGCGGCGCACTGATCAGCGCGGCCGTCGCCTGCGAGCTGCCTGGGCCGGGCACCATTTATGTGGGCCAGCAGATGACGTTCCAGAAGCCGGTAAAACTGGGCGACACCCTGACCGTGCGCCTGGAGATCCTGGAAAAAATGCCGAAATTCCGCGTACGCATCGCGACTCGCGTCTTCAACCAGCGTGAAGAACTGGTGGTCGATGGCGAAGCAGAGATCATCGCCCCGCGTAAACAGCAGACCGTGACCCTGACTCAATTGCCGGCAATCAGCATCGGTTGA